The Salmo salar chromosome ssa02, Ssal_v3.1, whole genome shotgun sequence genome segment tctaaccaacagtgaaatacttacttacaggctctaaccaacagtgaaatacttacttacaggctctaaccaacagtgaaatacttacttacaggctctaaccaacagtgcaattttcaagtaaaaaaataaaaaataaaaaaaaaaaggtattaggtgaacaatagataagtaaagaactaagacactgcatctcagtgctagtggcgtcactacagaccctggttcgattccaggctgaatcacaactggccgtgactgggagtcacatagggtggtgcactattggcccagtgtcgtccgggtttagcCGCAGTaggccatcattataaataagaatttgttcttaactgacttgtctagttaaataaataaatacatttgtgaaTAAAAGTCCGTAGGCTAGGGAAGTGACTCGTCACTGGTTCGTAGGCTAGGGAAGTGACTCGTCACTGGTTCGTAGGCTAGGGACTGTTCATTTCTTTCTCACCATTTCTTGAGTACGATCTTGTCCCACCGTGTGCCTGTCTGGGCAGCGATGAGCTTCTTCAGGTCTCCTATAGTGTCTTCTGAGCTGGAAAGGGTTATTAAGGCTGTACATGTAACACTGATGACAGCTATAACGACATGTTGGTGTGGTGGGTCTATGGCTGCAACCTCTGAAGGTTCAGTATCTACAGACatctatataaccctaaccctcgaAAAAGGTCTGTAGTAATTTAACCTTTAGTTTTTAGAAAATTATTTCTTGCTGATATGAAAAGATACAttccttatgtttccaaaaccaTATCGCAACGATGCGTTTTAACGTTCAGAACGAGCGTCTGGGATGAaaagaaaagtatgtggacacctgctcgttgaacatctcattccaaaatcatggtcattaatatggagttggtcccccctttgctgctataacagcctcctctcttctgggaaggctttccaccagatgttacagcattgctgtggggactttcttccattcagccacaagagcattagtgaggtcaggcactgatgtttggAAATTAGACTTGgcacgcagtcggcgttccaattaatcccacaggtgttcgatgggggttgaggttagggctctgtgcaggccagtcaagttcttccaacacgatctcaacaaacaatttctgtatggacctcattgtgcacgggggcattgtcatgctgaaacaggagagGGCCTTACCAAAACTGTTGAGACAAAGTTGGAAGCGCAGAATAGTCTAGAATTTCATTGTgtgttgtagcgttaagatttcccttcactggaactaaggggcctaacccgaactatgaaaaacagccacagactATTATTACTCCtccactttacagttggcactatgcaccaAAACCCAGATTCGTCGGTCGGACTGCCAgaaaatgcatttccactgctccgggtccaatggcggcgagctttacaccactccagccgacgcttggcattgcgcatgggaatcttaggcttgtgtgcggctgctcggccatggcaacccatttcatgaagctcctgacgaacagttcttgtgctgacgttgcttcccgaggcagtttggaactcgttgtgagtgttgcaactgaggacagacaatttttacacactGCAGCAgtccctttctgtgagcttgtgtggcttaccacttcgcggctgagccgttgttgctcgtagacgtttccacttcacaataacagcactttcaGTTGactagggcagaaatttgactaacttacttgttggaaaggtggcatcctatgacagtgccatgttgaaagtcactgagctcttcagtaaggtcattctactgccaatgtttgtctatggagattgtatggctgtgtgctcgattttatacacctgtcagcaacgggtgtggctgaaatagccgaatccactaatttgaaggggtattCACATACTATTGTAACTGTACGTTACTATCGCCAATAGGCGCTAAATCAGTTGCCGTCTATGACTGGCGTAGGCTAGTCTGTGCTGTAAGACTAGCTATTGAACTTGCATGGTGGTCAGTTTTGTAAAAGGATACTTGCACTTCACCCGGACCTTCTTGCCCAGCCGGTCATTGCAAACCACCTCAATCATCCTGATCCgcagagagagcgcgagcgagagaGTTGATTGAGGCAGTGGTAATGTACGACACGGTGAGCATATGATATACACTATTTTCAAGCAACTTCGATACGGAAGTGACTTTTTCGTAGAAGGTCAGAACTTAAAGcgggttaggataattaacgtagtcGGTTAGGAGACTGAGGTTAAGACGGGTTAGCGAAAATGCTCccttaacctgctacgaaaatcaCTTCGTATCGAAGTGGCGTGAACCAGCACACAGTTGAGCTAACGTTAGTTGGTTACACAACAGTGATGATTACAATACAAGGATGATGTTCCAGCTGTTTGTCATTCCAACTACAATAATGTAATGTTACTGAGCAGCTAACATAATAACTAGGACAATAAACGTTGTTGTCATATGGAGTTGGCTAATGTTAGCAGAGCTAGTTAGCGCTTCATCAACAACCACTGAAGATttccaacaacaaaaataaagcaTTACGTCTTAGATATCGAAGTTTCCTCACATGGTTATTGGTCTATACCATTGATAAAATATCGTATAACTACAGATATTACCTTATTGTTCGTTATTCGTTCCCAAAATGTTAGCGAAAATCAGAATCGCTTCAGCCTGCGTAGTCGTAAAGCGTTCCGCTTTGTGTACAACGAGAAAATGCACCAATGAAAAATCCAAACGGATGATTGACATAGCTACTTCAAGTCCTCTCTTACGGTAACATGTCCAGAGAAGGCGGGTACTGCAATATGCATCAATGCCGTAAATCGACCAGAAGTGCTGCGAATAGTTGCAATTAAATAACAAATGCGGTCACGTCAGTCTATAAGGCTATTTTACAGTAGATCAACTGAATAAACCGCCGAAATGACATCAACATAACATTCGATTAAGCCAATGTAGTTTATCATGAGAAATAGTtctaatgcaaaaaaaaaaaaaacacataggtAAAAGCAAATCTTCCAGAAAAGTGAAGAACATTCTAAACATGTCTCTTTGACACCTGGCGGATGGAAGGTGCAACAACAAAATCACCAGCAGACGTCTCCTTCTAGCCACATTCTACGAGCCACGAGAGGAAAAGAGGAGTGACTTGCACAGTTTTGAAAGCAAGCAGGGAAAATGGCAGACGCCGAGGACGAGAAGCTGCCGTCCGGGTGGGAAAAGCGGATGAGCCGCAGTTCGAGTAGGTAGAGAGCGATAACTAGCTATATCATCCGAGTCCCGAACAATTTGTCGCTGGTGCACAAACCACTTGCATAGCAAACCATTGTACCGGCCGAACGAACCCAAATGCTAGCGTTAGCAGCTTAGCTAGTTAGGTTGGTTGTAATCTTGTTGCATCGTTAGGTGGTGACGCATGTTTATTTGTGAATTGTGTTTGATGGTTATTCGTTTGACTAGTGCGTGTATCAAAAACTGTCGTCTGGTGATGTTTAGTTAGCCAGTCATTACCCTCACGACTAACCcagcaagctagttaaactagcaaCGGCGCATGTATGTTTTGACGACTGTTCAACGTACTATGCATTGGACAGTAACTTATTTCGTAATCAAACAATTCTTAGGGATATATGTATTGGAAGATACACTATTGTATGGGGAGTTGGCCAGTTTATTCATTAATGTCCATTCATTCATTTCACACCCAACTCGCGAGGTAGTAGAAAATAACAAGGCCCATAACAATGACGTCATTTTGTCCCGCGCCTTGGGACCATTGCGACACCTGTGTTAGGATGGGAGGTGCCTGCCCAGTGTGCACAAGTTAAATATGCATTTTCTCAACGTCTTCAGCACAATACCATTACAAGTTGCTGAAGACGACTGAGATTAGTTATGTCCATTCCATGACTTAAGCAAAATGCTTTTATCTGTATAGATGAATGGTTTTATCTGTGTAGATTAATGCACATGAAGGAAAGGAAGCTTCAGTAGACTTTAGTTGTAGCATCGTCTCCCTCTTTCTCATCCCCCAaaccaacacctctcctctctcttcccctactcctgtcctctttttccctccccatcctttctctccctctccctcccatccttTCTCTCCATTCCCTTCCTCCCCgtcatctttctctccctcccccgtcctttctctctccctcccttctcccccaccccccctctcttcctcccccttctcccccgttctctttctctcccctctcccccgttctctttctctcccctctccccgtcctctttctctccctccccgtcctctttctctccctccccgtcctctttctctccctccccgtcctctttctctccctccctgtcctctttctctccctcccttctccccacccctccctccccctctctcccgccctccctccccgtcctctttctctctctccctccccgtcctctttctctctctccctccccgtcctctttctctccctccctgtcctctttctctccctcccttctccccacccccccttcctccccctctctcccgccCCTCCTCCcccgtcctctttctctctcaccctccccatcctctttctctctccctccccgtcctctttctctctctccctcccgtcctctttctctccctccctccccgtcctctttctctctccctccccgtccctctttctctctctccctcccgtcctctttctctcccctctcccccgtcctctttctctccctccccgtcctctttctctccctccccgtcctctttctctccctcccttctccccaccccccttcctccccctctctcccccctcctccccgtcctctttctctctctccctccccgtcctctttctctctccctccccgtcctctttctctctctccctccccgtcctctttctctctctcccttctccccacccccccttcctcccccctctctcccgccctcctcccccgtcctctttctctctctcccctccccgtcctctttctctctctccctccccgtcctctttctctctctccctccccgtcctctttctctccctctctccccgtcctctttctctccctccctccccgtcctctttctctctctccctccccgtcctctttctctccctctctccccgtcctctttctctccctctctccccgtcctctttctctccctccctccccgtcctctttctctccctccctccccgtcctctttctctccctctctccccgtcctctttctctctctccctccccgtcctctttctctctctccctccccgtcctctttctctctctctccctcccgtcctctttctctccctcccgtcctctttctctccctcccgtcctctttctctccctcccgtcctctttctctccctcccgtcctctttctctccctccccgtcctctttctctccctctctccccgtcctctttctctccctccctccctgtcctctttctctccctccccgtcctctttctctctctcctacccccctctctttctcctgccctcctcccccatcctctttctccctcctccccccgtcCTCCTCCCTTTCCTAGGTAGAGTGTACTACTTTAACCACATCACCAATGCCAGCCAGTGGGAGCGTCCGGTGGGGTCAGGTAGGTCGCCCAGCAGCTTAGGGGATGGACCTGTAGCTGAAAGGTCACGGTTAGAATCCCTGGTGGGGCACTGTAAAATTGACCTGGGGGGGTTGATCTGACAACTGGAGGGGTGCTGGCCCTTAACCCAGCAGCATGCTGGCCCTTAACCCAACAACATGCTCTCCATCCAGGGGCGCTGCACTATGGTTTGATCCTGTGCTCCTCTCAACTGTGTGTGAGGTGTGCTGCTCTACTGTGTGTGAAATGTGCTGCTCCTCTACTGTGTGTGAAATGTGCTGCTCCTCTACTGTGTGTGAAATGTGCTGCTCCTCTACTGTGTGTGAAATGTGCTGCTCCTCTACTGTGTGTGAAATGTGCTGCTCCTCTACTGTGTGTGAAGTgtgctgctcctctctactgtgtgtgatgtgtgctgctcctctctactgtgtgtGGAGTGTGCTGCTCCTCTACTGTGTGTGGAGTGTGCTGCTCCTCTACTGTGTGTGGAGTGTGCTGCTCCTCTACTGTGTGTGGAGGGTGCTGCTCCTCTACTGTGTGTGAAGGgtgctgctcctctctactgtgtgtGAAGGgtgctgctcctctctactgtgtgtgaggtgtgctgctcctctctactgtgtgtgaggtgtgctgctcctctctactgtgtgtggggtgtgctgctcctctctactgtgtgtgtggggtgtgctgctcctctctactgtgtgtgtggggtgtgctgctcctctctactgtgtgtggggtgtgctgctcctctctactgtgtgtggggtgtgctgctcctctctactgtgtgtggggtgtgctgctcctctctactgtgtgtggggtgtgctgctcctctctactgtgtgtggggtgtgctgctcctctctactgtgtgtggggtgtgctgctcctctctactgtgtgtGGGGTGTGCTGCTGTTTGGGGGGATGAGAAGAAGACTTTTTGTTTTTTTGTAGCATCATATGAACAATTAAGTTGTATTGTTGATGAGGGAAGtggacaataaagttgtattgaaTTGTAGGTGATGGGAGGggacaataaagttgtattgaaTTGTAGGTGATGGGAGTGGTGAGCCAGACAAGGTGCGTTGTTCCCACCTCCTGGTGAAGCACAGCCAATCGCGTCGCCCGTCCTCCTGGAGGGAGGAGAACATCACACGCTCCAAAGACGAGGCCCTCGACCTCATACAAAGTgagtgttattggtcacatacacatggttacagatgttattggtcacatacacatggttacagatgttattggtcacatacacatggttacagatgttactggtcacatacacatggttacagatgttattggtcacatacacatggttacagatgttactggtcacatacacatggttacagatgttattggtcacatacacatggttacagatgttattggtcacatacacatggttacagatgttattcgtcacatacacatggttacagatgttattggtcacatacacatggttacagatgttattggtcacatacacatggttacagatgttattggtcacatacacatggttacagatgttattggtcacatacacatggttacagatgttattggtcacatacacatggttacagatgttattggtcacatacacatggttacagatgttattggtcacatacacatggttacagatgttattggtcacatacacatggttagcagatgttattggtcacatacacatggttagcagatgttattggtcacatacacatggttagcagatgttattggtcacatacacatggttacagatgttattggtcacatacacatggttacagatgttattggtcacatacacatggttagcagatgttattcgtcacatacacatggttagcagatgttattcgtcacatacacatggttagcagatgttattcgtcacatacacatggttagcagatgttattggtcacatacacatggttagcagatgttattggtcacatacacatggttacagatgttattcgtcacatacacatggttacagatgttattcgtcacatacacatggttacagatgttattggtcacatacacatggttacagatgttattcgtcacatacacatggttacagatgttattggtcacatacacatggttacagatgttattggtcacatacacatggttacagatgttattcgtcacatacacatggttacagatgttattgtgagtgtagtgaaatgcttgtgcttctagttctgacagtgcagtaatatccaagtaatctaccaattccacaacaactatctaatacacacaaatctaagtaaagggatggaataagaatatgtacatctaaataaaggaatggaataagaatatatatacatctaaagaatggaatggaataagaatatatatacaTCTAAATATGTATGTGCATGTATCAGTGTGTTgagagaggtggtgtgtgtatgttagtAGCATGTTGCAGTGTGTGTTAATAACATGTTGCAGTTTGTGTAACATGTTGTAGGGTGTGTAACATgttgtagggtgtgtttgtgagtttagcatgttgtgtgtgttattaacatgttgcagtgtgtgtgttaacatgttGCAGTGTAAGTGTTATgtaacatggtgtgtgtgtgtgtgttaacatgttGTAGAGTAAGTGTTAtatgacatggtgtgtgtgtgtgttaacatgttGTAGAGTAAGTGTTATATGacatggtgtgtttgtgtgttaacaTGTTGTAGAGTAAGTGTTATataacatggtgtgtgtgtgtgttaacatgtagagtaagTGTTATataacatggtgtgtgtgtttaacatgttgtagagtaAGTGTTAtatgacatggtgtgtgtgtgtgttaacatgttGTAGAGTAAGTGTTATATGacatggtgtgtttgtgtgttaacaTGTTGTAGAGTAAGTGTTATATGACATGGTGTGTGTCTTTACATGTTGTAGAGTAAGTGTTAtatgacatggtgtgtgtgtttaacatgttgtagagtaAGTGTTAtatgacatggtgtgtgtgtttacatgttgtAGAGTAAGTGTTAtatgacatggtgtgtgtgttaacatgttGTAGAGTAAGTGTTATataacatggtgtgtgtgtttaacatgTTTGTAGAGTAAGTGTTAtatgacatggtgtgtgtgtgtgtgtgtgtgtgtgtgtgtgtgtgttaacatgttGTAGAGTAAGTGTTAtatgacatggtgtgtgtgttaacatgttGTAGAGTAAGTGTTATATAACATGGTGTGTGTCTTTACATGTTGTAGAGTAAGTGTTAtatgacatggtgtgtgtgttaacatgttGTAGAGTAAGTGTTATataacatggtgtgtgtgtttaacatgTTTGTAGAGTAAGTGTTATataacatggtgtgtgtgtttaaca includes the following:
- the LOC106594613 gene encoding peptidyl-prolyl cis-trans isomerase NIMA-interacting 1 isoform X1 is translated as MADAEDEKLPSGWEKRMSRSSSRVYYFNHITNASQWERPVGSGDGSGEPDKVRCSHLLVKHSQSRRPSSWREENITRSKDEALDLIQKYIERMQSGEEEFEALASQFSDCSSARNGGDLGLFGRGQMQKPFEDASFALKVGDMSGPVFTDSGVHVILRTG
- the LOC106594622 gene encoding ubiquitin-like protein 5; protein product: MIEVVCNDRLGKKVRVKCNSEDTIGDLKKLIAAQTGTRWDKIVLKKWYTIFKDHVSLGDYEIHDGQNLELYYQ